A genomic window from Elaeis guineensis isolate ETL-2024a chromosome 3, EG11, whole genome shotgun sequence includes:
- the LOC140856693 gene encoding uncharacterized protein → MSSVLVARKGRLQQRYEGHFRLVAGCIPYRLKADTDSHSGNLIDRLEVLMISSPNRDDLVFPKGGWENDETADEAACREAWEEAGVRGIISEKMLELREQATREVGSDGDTGSQQVCLMTDDTILDTVLGRQLGSGHSMRSKKSCSSSSGRSDDASVPEAVRTSMSMMQDQISYWMNRSQTLERIVAAVAERLGIDAFELAPLQSHDAASAPPSRHVSGQGSTPGGGNEANESDHT, encoded by the exons ATGTCGTCGGTTCTGGTAGCTCGGAAGGGGCGCCTTCAGCAGCGTTATGAAGGTCATTTCCGGCTTGTCGCAGG ATGCATTCCTTATAGACTCAAGGCAGACACAGATTCTCACAGTGGCAATTTGATAGATAGGCTGGAAGTTCTCATGATTTCTTCACCAAATCGAGATGATCTTGTCTTCCCAAAG GGTGGATGGGAGAATGATGAGACTGCAGATGAAGCAGCATGCCGTGAAGCTTGGGAGGAAGCAGGTGTGAGGGGGATTATCAGT gaaaaaatgttagaattgagagagcaggcgacgagggaggtgggatctgatggtgatactggatcgcagcaggtttgtttgatgacagatgatacgattttggataccgtcctcgggcggcagctaggatctggtcatagcatgcggtccaaaaaatcatgcagttcgtcatccggccggtctgatgatgcatcggtgccagaggcagttaggacatccatgagcatgatgcaagatcaaattagttactggatgaatcgtagtcagacgctcgagaggatcgtagctgcggtggcggaacggctcggtattgatgcttttgagttagcacctctacagtcacatgatgccgcctctgcaccaccatcgcgtcacgtatcgggtcagggatcgacgcctggaggagggaatgaggccaatgagtcagatcatacttag